The genomic DNA AAAATAGACATAAAAGATGTGGCAATACTGTTAGTGAACGGAATTGACGGTAAGACAGACTATAAGTTCAAGGATAATGACAGGCTTTCTTTGTTTCCGCCGGTGGGAGGTGGATAAGAAATTTGAAAGAACGATATATAAGAAATATCGAGGCAATATCCGAAGAGGAAAATGCAGCTCTCTTTGATAAAAAGGTGTGTATAATCGGCTGCGGGGGATTAGGCGGGTATATTACCGAGATTCTCGCGAGAATAGGCGTAGGAAACCTTATTGTAGTGGACGGCGATGTATTTGAAGAGTCTAATCTGAACAGACAGCTGTATTCAAAAATAGATCTTTTGGGAAAAAGCAAGGCAGAAGCGTCATATAAACGTATACTGGAAATAAATCCCGAAGTAAAAGCAAAATATATATATGATTTTTTTGATGAGAGTAATTATTCTGAAATAATAAATGACAGTGATGTAGTAGTAGATGCTCTTGATAATATAAAGACCAAAAAGTTTCTGCAGAAGGTATGTGAGGAATTGGGAAAACCTTTTGTTCACGGGGCAATAGCAGGATGGTACGGGCAGGTTGCTACAGTATTTCCCGGTGACAGAACTCTTGATAAAATTTATAAAGGAAAAGAAGAAAAGGGTGTGGAAAAAATACTGGGAAATCTTCCGTTTACTGCATCATATACAGCATCTCAGCAGAGTGCCGAAGTAATAAAGCTGCTTATTAAGCGTGGAGATCTGCTGAGAAAAAAGGTCTTATTCATGGATCTTTTGAATAATGAGTCTGAAATAATAAACTTATAAAAACAATGCGGTATCCAGTTTATGAATAGGATTCCGCACAGGGAAAGGTGCCGCACACACTTTTCCCTGATAAAAAAATTCCGAAATTTATTAAATTACAAAATAAAAAATTCTGTACTTTTATAAATTTTAAAAAATGAAATATAAAAGGTATAATTAATGTCACGCCTGTATTTTGCAGATGATCAGATTTACTTCCGGGAAGGCATTTTTATAATTAATATATTAGGAGGAAAGAGATGAAACTGTATTTAAAAACAATGCTGCTGATAACGCTGTTACTGGGGGTTCTGTCATGCGGAAAAAAAGAGGAAACTAAAGAACAGCCGCAGACAGCAGAGACACAAACTGAGCAGAAGCAGGAAGAAAACGGGAAAAGAATAATATTAGCAACGACTACAAGTACTCAGGATTCAGGACTTCTGGATTATCTGCTTCCTGAATTTACAAAAGATACAGGAATAGAAGTAAGTGTAGTAGCTAAAGGTACCGGAGAAGCATTAAAGATCGGAGAAAACGGAGATGCCGATGTATTAATGGTGCATGCCAAAGCAAAAGAAGAGGAATTCGTAAAAAATGAATTCGGGACTGAAAGAATAGAATTTATGTATAATGATTTTATACTTGTAGGACCTGAGAATGACAGTCTGAACCTGAAAGAAAAGGCAGCTGAAAATATAGACGAAGCTTTTAAGCTTATCGCTGAGAAAAAAGCAGAATTCATATCAAGAGGAGATGAATCAGGAACTGATGTTAAGGAAAAAGGTATCTGGAAAGCTGTAAATATTACTCCGCAGGCACCGTGGTATGTAGAAGCAGGAAAAGGAATGGGTGCTGTTCTTCAGATGGCTGATGAGAAAAAAGCATATACCCTTACTGACAGAGCAACATATCTTTCTATGAAGGATAAACTCGAGCTGGCAATTCTTGTGCAAAACGATAAAAAATTATATAACCAGTACAGCCTGATAAGACTAAACTATGATAAACTTGGAATAAAAAATAAAGAGGAAGCTGATAAATTTATAGAGTGGATGACAAGTGACAAAGCTCTTGAAATGATTAAAAATTTCGGAGTGGAAAAATACGGAGATTCACTTTTTACGCCAAATTTTAAAAAATAACCGGAGAATATAATGAATGAAATTATTTCAATAATATTACTGTCATTATTTGTAAGTGTAATTTCTACACTGGCTGCTACGGTTTTTGGAGTTTTGATCTCACTGGTCATTTTATTTAAAGATTTCAGATTAAAAAAATTAGTTATAAAACTGACCAATACATTTATGAGTATGCCGCCTGTATTAATGGGGCTTCTCATGTATCTGCTGTTATCAAGAAAAGGACCTTTCGGGTCCTTTAGACTCCTTTTTACACCTACAGCAATAGTGATTACACAGACATTCCTGATATTACCTATTATTATTTCACTGACATACAGCTACTTGAACAGCATAGAGGAAGATATAAGAAGAAATTGTGCTGCTCTGGGAATCTCAAAAAAGCACACTGTTTATATTATGATAAAAGAGAGTCTGCCGCAGATGATCTCTATTGTTTCCACAGGTTTTGGAAGGGGTATCTCCGAAGTGGGGGCTGCTATGATGATAGGCGGGAATATAAAGGGATATACAAGGATTATGACTACATATATAGCAATGGAGACAGGAAAAGGAAATTTCAATGAAAGTATAATACTGGGACTGGTTTTATTATTTATATCATTCTCCATAAATTTCTTTCTCGGATACTTAGAACAGTGACAGAATATTCTGTGAAAAATAAATAGGTCACTGAGCTGAATTCAAAATTAAGAGGTGTACATTTGAATATAAAAATTAAATATGCAAAAAAAAGATATGATGATAAAATAGTATTAGATGTGGAGAATATAGATATAAAATCTAATAACATATATGCAGTGGTAGGAATGAACGGAAGCGGGAAATCCACTCTTATAAACGGGATGGCAGGTGTGGAGGAATTTAGTGAGTGCAGTATTACTTATGACGGAAAGCAGTTTGAGGAAGTGAAGGATAATATCTCTCTTATGCTGCAGAACTTTTATATTTTTAATGATACTGTCAGAAATAATATACTGCTTCCTGTAAAATACTCGAAAAAGAAGATAGATTTTCAAAAAAATTTGGAAAAATATATGAAGTTTTTTAATTTAGAGCCGCTGCTTGATAAAAATGCCAGAAAGCTCTCCGGCGGGGAGAAAACAAAGACAGCTCTTCTGAGGGCGCTTATCAGAAATACTGATCTGGTGATTCTGGACGAGCCGACCAATAATATGGATGTAGATGGCATAAAAGCAGTGGAAGAGCTGATAATGTACCTGAAAGAAGAAGGGAAAACGGTTATTTTGATTACACATAATATAATGCAGGTAGAAAGAACCGCAGATTATGTACTCTTTATAGATAAAGGAAGAGTCGTCGAATGTGTAGAAAGAAAAAATATAAAAAATATTTTTGATAATTTATCTTTAAAAGAGATACTGAAGGTTCTCTAAATAAATAAACTGGCAGAGGTGTAAATTATGATAGATCAATTTAACAGAGATATAAATTATTTGAGAGTATCTGTTACCGACAGGTGTAATCTCAGGTGTGTATACTGTCTTCCGGAATTTTCGAAAGATTTTATAGATGAGTCAAAGCTCCTTACAATAGATGAGTATTTCAGACTTATAAGAATTTTGGGAAATCTGGGGATAAAGAAGGTACGTATAACCGGCGGGGAACCGCTTGTAAGGCGAGGGATTCCCGGACTTATAAAAAGCATAAATAATCTTGAAAATATAGAAGAAACAGCTATGACAACAAACGGAATCCTGCTGGAAAAATATCTTGACGAGCTGGCGGAAAATGGTCTTTCATCGCTGAATATAAGTCTTGATATACTTGATGAAAAAAAATATAACTATATTACAAGAGGCGGAGAACTGGAAAAGGTAGTCAGATCAATTGAAAAGGCAATAGAATATAAAATAAAAATCAAGTTAAATTCTGTGATAATAGATGATTTTAACAAAAATGACATAAAAAGTCTTGTAGATTTTGCAGTTGATAAAAATATTGATATCCGGTTTATAGAATTAATGCCTATAGGATGCGGGCAGAATCTAAAAGGAGTATCAAATGAAGAAATACTTGAGATAATATCAAAAGACAGAAAAACAGCAGAGATGAACAGCAGCGGAACAATCTCGGGACCTGCGGCATATCATAAAATAGAAGGAACCAATACAAGAATAGGCTTTATATCCCCTCTAAGCAGCTGTTTCTGCGAAACCTGCAACAGAATAAGGATAACTTCTGAAGGTAAGTTAAAGCAGTGTCTTTACTATGATTCAAAACTTGATCTGATGAAGATGCTGAGAACAGAAACAAGTGATAAAAAACTTATGGAAGAAATAAAAAATGAAATATATTTTAAAAATAAACAGCATAATTTTACTGGAAGCCCGGAAGATAAAGAGAAGGAAAAAGAAAAAAATACTATGAGTGTAATAGGAGGTTAGGGTAATGCTAATAAAAAACGGGTTGATTGCAACAGCAGGAGATTTATATCAGGGGGATATTTATATTGAGGACGGAATTATCAAAGAGATAGGAAAAGATCTGAATATAGAGGATTCTGAAATTATAGATGCGGACGGGAAATATGTTATCCCCGGAGGAATTGACGTACATACACACTTTCATCTTGATGTGGGAATAGCTGTTTCCAGCGATGACTTCAGAACAGGAACAATTGCGGCAGCGTGCGGAGGAACTACATCTATTGTAGATCATATAGGACAGGGACCGAGAGGAACTACACTTCATGATCCGATTAATCATTATCATAAACTGGCTGACGGAAAAGCAGTAATAGATTACGGCTTTCACGGGGTAATTCCATATGAAGTGGATGATGACAGGCTGAAAGAAATGGATCAGCTTTTGGAAGACGGTATAGAAAGCTTTAAGATATATATGACTTATGGTCAGATGGTACATGATGAGGATTCCATAAAGGTCTTGAAGAAGGCTAAGGAAAAAGGCGGGATTATTGCAGTTCATCCCGAAAATAACGATACTGTAAATTATTTGAAAAAATATTACAGTGAAAACGGAATGACTGCACCGATATATCATGCCAAAAGCAGACCGGAAGAATGTGAAGGAGAGGCAATAAACAGAATTCTGAATATAGCTCACCTTGTGGGTGATGCCCCTATCTATATTGTCCATCTTTCAGCTAAGCTTGGTCTTGATTATATAAAAATGGCAAGAGACAGGGGACAGGAAAATATATATGCCGAAACATGCCCGCAGTATCTTGTTCTGGATGAAGAAAAATATAATCTTCCGGGAACTGAAGGGCTAAAATATGTAATCAGTCCGCCGCTAAGAAATAAAGCAAATCAGGAACCGCTGTGGAGAGCTGTAAGAGAAGGAGATATACAGGTAATAGCCACAGATCACTGCCCGTTTCTTTTTGAAAAAGAAAAGGAAGCAATGGGAAAGGATGATTTTACAAAGTGTCCTAACGGGGCTCCGGGTGTGGAAACAAGAATGCCTGTGATTTTTTCTGAGGGAGTAATGAAGGGCAGAATATCTATAAATAAATTTGTAGAGGTAACAAGTACCAATCCTGCGAAAATATACGGGATGTATCCCCAAAAAGGGACAATTGCCGTGGGAAGTGATGCAGATATAGTAATTATTGATAAGGATAAGGAAGTTACCATAACGAAATCAATGCTTCATGAAAATGTAGATTACACTCCTTATGAAGGAATGAAAGTAAAAGGCTATCCTGTAATGACCATAGTCAGAGGAAAGGTAATAGTTAAGGATAATGAATTCATAGGTGAAGAAGGATACGGAAAATTTATCAAAAGATATAAAAACGATGAATTAGTAAGATTTTAGATATAGTAAACCTCTTTGAAAATAGGTTTGGCAGAGTTGCTCTGCGATTATCGTTGGGTAAAAAAATAATAACGATACATTATGAAAGATACCAAAACAGAATGCTTTGATAGGGGGTATAACGATAGAACCTTTGAAAATGAAATATTTATATAAAGCTCTCGGACTGAAGAAAAATGATACTGTAGTGGTAACGGGAGCCGGAGGAAAGACTTCTTTTTGTCTGGAATTATGTGAAGAATTAAAAAGTAATAACAGGATAATTTTTACTACTACTACAAAGATATTTTTCCCAGAAGTCAGAAAAAATTATAAAATATATGTGGGTAATGACTTTTTACATAAGACTCTAACAGAAAACGGGGCATATATAACAGGGAAAGAAGAAAATGGACAGGGGAAGCTCCTTCCTTTCAGTCTTGATGAGATAGACAGCTTTAAGGAAAGAGCAGATTATCTGGTAATAGAGGGGGACGGTTCCAGAATGAGACCGCTTAAGGGCTGGAAAGAAACGGAACCTGTCTTTGTGGATAGAACAGACAGAACTGTAGGTGTAATAACCATAAAAAGTCTGGGATTAAAGGTAAATGATGAAAACATACACAGAATAGAGTTATTCCGGAAAATTTCCGGTGCAGAGGAGGGCGAAGAGGTAACAAAACAGCATTTATTCAATGTCATAATTGCAGAAAACGGTTTATTTAAAGGAGCTAAGGGGGAAAAAATCCTTCTTATAAATCAGGCCGACAGTGAAAAAGAATTTCAAGACGCACTGGATCTTGCCGGACTTTTGGTAAGAGAAAATCTGCTTCCTGATAAAATAATAATATCTTCACTTAAAGAAAAAAAATATTATCTGTTAATTTTATAGGAACAGGAGGCGGCTATGAAAACAGGTGCAGTAATAATGGCTTCGGGTTTTTCCAGAAGAATGGGGGAAAACAAACTATTACTTAAATATAAAGGAAAAACATTTATTGAAAATACAGCGGATAAAGCTTTGGAATACGGTTTTGATAAAATAATACTTGTAACATCGCATAAAGAGGTAGAGCAGATTCTTGGGGACTTTGTAAAAAGCAGCAATAATTTTATGATAGTAACAAATAAAAATCCTGCCTTTGGATTAAGTGAGAGTATAAAGAACGGACTAAAGGAGCTTAGAGAATGCGATGTCTGTATGTTTTTTACAGGAGACCAGCCAGGGCTGACTCTGGGAACGATAAAGAGAATTCTCGGTAGAGCAGGAAAAGATAAAATAATAATTCCAAAATATAGAGGAAAAAATGGAATGCCCACAGCTTTCGGCTCTGATTTTTTTGATGAGCTTATGAAACTTGAGGGAGATTCAGGCGGTAAACAAATAATGAATTCTCATAAGGAAAGTATAGAATATGTGGAAATAAACGATCCTTTGGAAGGATTTGACATAGATACCAGAGAGGATTATGAATATTTTATTTCAAAAATTTGATTCTAAGGAGAAATTTATGTATACAGTGGGAATAATAACAAGCAGTGATAAAGGATATAAGGGAGAGCGGGAAGATGAGAGCGGCAAGCTTATAAAAGAAATAGTAGAAAGATATAATATGAAAGTAGAGCGTTATGTAGTGCTTCCCGATGAAAAGGAAGAGCTTATGAATGAAATGATAAATATGGCGGATAATCTGAATCTGAACCTTGTACTGACTACAGGAGGAACCGGCTTCAGCAAAAGAGACGTAACTCCTGAAGCTACAAAAGCAGTAATAGAAAGAGAAGCTTCCGGTGTAGCTGAAGCAGCACGTTATTACAGCCTTTCAATTACTAAAAGAGCCATGCTTTCAAGGGCAGTGTGCGGTATAAGAGGAGAAACCGTAATATTTAATCTGCCGGGAAGCAAAAAAGCAGTAAGAGAAGAGCTGGAATATATAATAGACAGTCTGATTCACGGAATAGACATCCTTTTAGGAAGTGCATCGGAGTGCGGGGAAAAGTAAACTTAAAAACCAGAAAGGAATGCATATGAAGAAAATAAATGTCAAGGAAGCTGTAGGAATGACTCTCTGCCATGATATAACAGAAATAATTCCGGGAGGATTTAAAGGTGCAAAATTTTTGAAGGGTCACATAATAAGGGAAGATGATGTAGAAGTACTTCTTTCGCTGGGAAAAGAAAATATTTATATCTGGGAGGAAGATGAAAATTTTGTTCATGAAAATGATGCAGCAGAATTTATAAGAAAGCAGGTAATGGGAAACGGTATGTCTGCTTCGGAAGTAAGGGAAGGGAAAATAAATTTTGTAGCCGAGTATGACGGACTTTATAAAATAAATACAGAGCTTTTGAATAAGATAAACAGTATAGGCGAAATAATAATTGCTTCAAAATTTAATAATATTCCTGTAAAAAAAGGAGAAACAGTAGCAGCAACAAGGATAATTCCGCTGCGTATAGAAAAAAAACAGCTTGAAGAGCTTGAGGAAATAATGAAAGATAATGTACTTATGGAAATTAAAAGAATAAATCAGGACTTAAAAATAGGAATAATAACAACGGGAAATGAAATATTTTATGGAAGAATAAAGGATAAAGCAAGGGAAGCACTCGGGGAAAAGCTCGGGAAATACGGGGTTACAAATATAGTTCAGGTTTTTATGCCTGATAAAAAAGAAAAAATCACTGCTAAAATAAAAGAACTTACTGATGATACGGATATTATACTTTGTACCGGAGGTATGTCAATCGATCCTGATGATGTGACTCCTGATGCAATAAAAGAATCCGGCTGTGAAATGGTTACATATGGTACCCCTGTACTGCCGGGAGCTATGTTTCTTTTAGGATATGTAAAGGAAAAAGTAATTATGGGGCTTCCAGGGGGAGTTGTTTTTTCAAAAAATTCTGTTTTTGATCTGCTGCTTCCAAGGATACTTGCCGGAGATATTATTACTAAAAAGGATATTATAGAAATGGGACACGGCGGTTTGTTAAGCTGAACAGGAGAAGATATGGATTTTGACGATATAGAAAAGGATATTATAAAATGGAGACGGATATTGCATGAAAATCCGGAGCTGTCATTCAAAGAATATGAAACAACAGAATTTATAAAGGAAAAGCTTCTTTCATTCGGGAATATTGAGATAATTCAGCCGGCAGAAACAGGGGTAATAGGCAGATTAAAGGGAGAAAATCCAGGGAGGACAATTGCATTCAGAGCTGATATAGATGCGCTTCCCTTGGAAGAAAAAACCTTCTGTGATTTCAGATCAAAGAATAACGGGGTTATGCATGCATGCGGGCATGATATGCATACTGCGATTTTATTAGGATTTGCACGTTTACTTTCAGAAAATAAACACAGGCTGAAAGGAGAAGTTTTATTTATTTTTCAGCGCGGTGAGGAGATGGCTCCCGGCGGTGCCGCAGAATTAAAAAGATCCGGAGCTTTAGATGAAGCAGAGATGATTTTTTCACTTCATGTAATGCCTGGTGAAAAAACAGGCAGAATAGGTGTGAAAAGAGGAACTGCCACTGCGAATAAAAATACTTTTGATATATATGTAAAAGGTAAGGGCGGACACAGCTCCATGCCGCAGCAGGTAAAAGACCCGATTCTTATCGGGGCTGAAATAGTGACTAATCTCCAGTCTGTAGTGGCAAGAAATGTTGATCCGTTTAATACTGCCGTGATTTCTACCGCGAGTTTTAAATCCGGCGAAGAATACGGAGTAATTCCTGATACTGCCCATATAACAGGCGCTGTAAGAACCTTTGATGAAAAAACAAGGGAAATAGTGATAAGCAGAATGAAACTTATAGTAGAAAATATATTGAAAGCATATGAAGCTGAGGGTGAAATAAAATTTTTTGAAAATGATTATAAAGCAGTATACAATGATGAGGAATTATGCGATATTGCTGAAAAAGTAATAACAGAAAAGCTGGGGAAGGATGCTTTGGCAATAAAAGAAAGACCGGAGAGCTTCAGTGAGGATTTTTCAGAATATATAAATCCGGCTAAAGCTTGTATGGTATGGCTTGGAGCGGATAAAGACGGAAAAGAGAATCCAAAACTGCACAATCCTTATTTTTCCCCAAATGAAAAAGCAATGATAATCGGGGTAAAATATTTTTTTGGTATAGCCAAAGAACTATTAATGTAAAATATTGGAAAAATGACTGTGATACAGTAGAATTCAGGAGGAAGATATGGGAAGAATAGTAGCGATATGCATGAGTACAAAAAAAGGAATTCAGAAAAAAGAGATAGAAGAGACAAATTTAATAGAAAAATTCGGGCTTGAAGGAGATGCCCACGGCGGTGACTGGCACAGACAGGTTAGTCTTTTGAGCTATGAAAGTATAGAAAATTTTAAAGATAAAGGTGCAGAAGTAGACTTTGGAAGTTTTGGAGAGAATCTTATAGTACAGGGGATTGATTTTTCGTCACTTTCTATAGGAAAAAGGGTAGCGGGGGAAAACTTTGAGCTGGAGGTAACCCAGATCGGAAAAGAGTGCCATACAAGATGCAGCATTTATACAAAAATGGGTGACTGTATAATGCCGAGAGAAGGTGTTTTTGCCGTAGTAATAAAAGGCGGTCACATAAAAAAGAATGATAAAATAGAAATAAAAGAATAGTATCAATGTTTCGGAACAGAAAATCAAAATTATTTTAAATTATACGGAAAGGAAAAAGTATGAGCAATGAATTAAGCCATTTTGATAAAGACGGAAAAGCAGTAATGGTAGATATAAGCGGAAAAAATGAAACTGAAAGAACAGCTGTGGCAACGGGAGAAATAAGAATGAATCCTGATACACTGAGAACTATTAAGGAGGGAAATATAAAAAAAGGGGATGTTCTCGGAGTAGCAAGAGTAGCAGCAATTATGGCTTCCAAAAATACCTATAATGCAATACCAATGTGTCATAATATACTTTTGTCCAGTGCAAAAATAGAATTTGAAACAGATGATAAAAACAGTCTTATAAAAATAAAGTCTACGGTAAAGACTACAGGAAAAACAGGAGTGGAAATGGAGGCTCTGATGATGGTCTCAGTAG from Sebaldella termitidis ATCC 33386 includes the following:
- the moaC gene encoding cyclic pyranopterin monophosphate synthase MoaC yields the protein MSNELSHFDKDGKAVMVDISGKNETERTAVATGEIRMNPDTLRTIKEGNIKKGDVLGVARVAAIMASKNTYNAIPMCHNILLSSAKIEFETDDKNSLIKIKSTVKTTGKTGVEMEALMMVSVAGLTIYDMCKAIDKGMIIGEIKLEEKLGGKSGVWKREEK
- the moaA gene encoding GTP 3',8-cyclase MoaA, with protein sequence MIDQFNRDINYLRVSVTDRCNLRCVYCLPEFSKDFIDESKLLTIDEYFRLIRILGNLGIKKVRITGGEPLVRRGIPGLIKSINNLENIEETAMTTNGILLEKYLDELAENGLSSLNISLDILDEKKYNYITRGGELEKVVRSIEKAIEYKIKIKLNSVIIDDFNKNDIKSLVDFAVDKNIDIRFIELMPIGCGQNLKGVSNEEILEIISKDRKTAEMNSSGTISGPAAYHKIEGTNTRIGFISPLSSCFCETCNRIRITSEGKLKQCLYYDSKLDLMKMLRTETSDKKLMEEIKNEIYFKNKQHNFTGSPEDKEKEKEKNTMSVIGG
- a CDS encoding ATP-binding cassette domain-containing protein, producing MNIKIKYAKKRYDDKIVLDVENIDIKSNNIYAVVGMNGSGKSTLINGMAGVEEFSECSITYDGKQFEEVKDNISLMLQNFYIFNDTVRNNILLPVKYSKKKIDFQKNLEKYMKFFNLEPLLDKNARKLSGGEKTKTALLRALIRNTDLVILDEPTNNMDVDGIKAVEELIMYLKEEGKTVILITHNIMQVERTADYVLFIDKGRVVECVERKNIKNIFDNLSLKEILKVL
- the hydA gene encoding dihydropyrimidinase, which encodes MLIKNGLIATAGDLYQGDIYIEDGIIKEIGKDLNIEDSEIIDADGKYVIPGGIDVHTHFHLDVGIAVSSDDFRTGTIAAACGGTTSIVDHIGQGPRGTTLHDPINHYHKLADGKAVIDYGFHGVIPYEVDDDRLKEMDQLLEDGIESFKIYMTYGQMVHDEDSIKVLKKAKEKGGIIAVHPENNDTVNYLKKYYSENGMTAPIYHAKSRPEECEGEAINRILNIAHLVGDAPIYIVHLSAKLGLDYIKMARDRGQENIYAETCPQYLVLDEEKYNLPGTEGLKYVISPPLRNKANQEPLWRAVREGDIQVIATDHCPFLFEKEKEAMGKDDFTKCPNGAPGVETRMPVIFSEGVMKGRISINKFVEVTSTNPAKIYGMYPQKGTIAVGSDADIVIIDKDKEVTITKSMLHENVDYTPYEGMKVKGYPVMTIVRGKVIVKDNEFIGEEGYGKFIKRYKNDELVRF
- a CDS encoding MoaD/ThiS family protein encodes the protein MEIEVRLFAYFREGRGKILKFPIDGNTTPLDVLDELKIDIKDVAILLVNGIDGKTDYKFKDNDRLSLFPPVGGG
- a CDS encoding molybdopterin-binding protein, whose translation is MKKINVKEAVGMTLCHDITEIIPGGFKGAKFLKGHIIREDDVEVLLSLGKENIYIWEEDENFVHENDAAEFIRKQVMGNGMSASEVREGKINFVAEYDGLYKINTELLNKINSIGEIIIASKFNNIPVKKGETVAATRIIPLRIEKKQLEELEEIMKDNVLMEIKRINQDLKIGIITTGNEIFYGRIKDKAREALGEKLGKYGVTNIVQVFMPDKKEKITAKIKELTDDTDIILCTGGMSIDPDDVTPDAIKESGCEMVTYGTPVLPGAMFLLGYVKEKVIMGLPGGVVFSKNSVFDLLLPRILAGDIITKKDIIEMGHGGLLS
- the yqeC gene encoding selenium cofactor biosynthesis protein YqeC, with protein sequence MKYLYKALGLKKNDTVVVTGAGGKTSFCLELCEELKSNNRIIFTTTTKIFFPEVRKNYKIYVGNDFLHKTLTENGAYITGKEENGQGKLLPFSLDEIDSFKERADYLVIEGDGSRMRPLKGWKETEPVFVDRTDRTVGVITIKSLGLKVNDENIHRIELFRKISGAEEGEEVTKQHLFNVIIAENGLFKGAKGEKILLINQADSEKEFQDALDLAGLLVRENLLPDKIIISSLKEKKYYLLIL
- a CDS encoding HesA/MoeB/ThiF family protein, with amino-acid sequence MKERYIRNIEAISEEENAALFDKKVCIIGCGGLGGYITEILARIGVGNLIVVDGDVFEESNLNRQLYSKIDLLGKSKAEASYKRILEINPEVKAKYIYDFFDESNYSEIINDSDVVVDALDNIKTKKFLQKVCEELGKPFVHGAIAGWYGQVATVFPGDRTLDKIYKGKEEKGVEKILGNLPFTASYTASQQSAEVIKLLIKRGDLLRKKVLFMDLLNNESEIINL
- a CDS encoding nucleotidyltransferase family protein, with the protein product MKTGAVIMASGFSRRMGENKLLLKYKGKTFIENTADKALEYGFDKIILVTSHKEVEQILGDFVKSSNNFMIVTNKNPAFGLSESIKNGLKELRECDVCMFFTGDQPGLTLGTIKRILGRAGKDKIIIPKYRGKNGMPTAFGSDFFDELMKLEGDSGGKQIMNSHKESIEYVEINDPLEGFDIDTREDYEYFISKI
- a CDS encoding M20 metallopeptidase family protein, which translates into the protein MDFDDIEKDIIKWRRILHENPELSFKEYETTEFIKEKLLSFGNIEIIQPAETGVIGRLKGENPGRTIAFRADIDALPLEEKTFCDFRSKNNGVMHACGHDMHTAILLGFARLLSENKHRLKGEVLFIFQRGEEMAPGGAAELKRSGALDEAEMIFSLHVMPGEKTGRIGVKRGTATANKNTFDIYVKGKGGHSSMPQQVKDPILIGAEIVTNLQSVVARNVDPFNTAVISTASFKSGEEYGVIPDTAHITGAVRTFDEKTREIVISRMKLIVENILKAYEAEGEIKFFENDYKAVYNDEELCDIAEKVITEKLGKDALAIKERPESFSEDFSEYINPAKACMVWLGADKDGKENPKLHNPYFSPNEKAMIIGVKYFFGIAKELLM
- a CDS encoding MOSC domain-containing protein → MGRIVAICMSTKKGIQKKEIEETNLIEKFGLEGDAHGGDWHRQVSLLSYESIENFKDKGAEVDFGSFGENLIVQGIDFSSLSIGKRVAGENFELEVTQIGKECHTRCSIYTKMGDCIMPREGVFAVVIKGGHIKKNDKIEIKE
- a CDS encoding ABC transporter permease, whose product is MNEIISIILLSLFVSVISTLAATVFGVLISLVILFKDFRLKKLVIKLTNTFMSMPPVLMGLLMYLLLSRKGPFGSFRLLFTPTAIVITQTFLILPIIISLTYSYLNSIEEDIRRNCAALGISKKHTVYIMIKESLPQMISIVSTGFGRGISEVGAAMMIGGNIKGYTRIMTTYIAMETGKGNFNESIILGLVLLFISFSINFFLGYLEQ
- a CDS encoding substrate-binding domain-containing protein, which encodes MKLYLKTMLLITLLLGVLSCGKKEETKEQPQTAETQTEQKQEENGKRIILATTTSTQDSGLLDYLLPEFTKDTGIEVSVVAKGTGEALKIGENGDADVLMVHAKAKEEEFVKNEFGTERIEFMYNDFILVGPENDSLNLKEKAAENIDEAFKLIAEKKAEFISRGDESGTDVKEKGIWKAVNITPQAPWYVEAGKGMGAVLQMADEKKAYTLTDRATYLSMKDKLELAILVQNDKKLYNQYSLIRLNYDKLGIKNKEEADKFIEWMTSDKALEMIKNFGVEKYGDSLFTPNFKK
- a CDS encoding MogA/MoaB family molybdenum cofactor biosynthesis protein; translated protein: MYTVGIITSSDKGYKGEREDESGKLIKEIVERYNMKVERYVVLPDEKEELMNEMINMADNLNLNLVLTTGGTGFSKRDVTPEATKAVIEREASGVAEAARYYSLSITKRAMLSRAVCGIRGETVIFNLPGSKKAVREELEYIIDSLIHGIDILLGSASECGEK